AGCCGGATGTCCAGCTCTTCCTGCCGTACGAATCCGTACGTGTCCGGGTCGGCGGCGTCGGGCGAGCCGGGGGCGACCTGGCGTATGCCGGAGCGGTGCCGCATCACGTAAGGACCGATGATCATGGCCAGCAGGCCCATCGCGAACAGGAACCAGAGAATCTCCATGGCCCCATTGTCCCGGACGGCGACCGGGGCGGGCCACGCCCGGGGCCGTACCGGGACTACGCTCGGGCCTCATGAGTGACCAGGACAGTTTCCACAACTTCGAGACCCGCGCCATCCACGCGGGCAACACCGCGGATCCGCTGACCGGCGCGGTCGTCCCGCCGATCTACCAGGTGTCCACCTATAAGCAGGACGGGGTGGGCGGCCTGCGCGGCGGCTACGAGTACAGCCGCAGCGCCAACCCCACGCGCACCGCGCTGGAGGAGAACCTGGCGGCCCTGGAGGGCGGCCGGCGCGGGCTCGCCTTCGCGTCCGGACTCGCGGCGGAGGACTGCCTGCTGCGTACGCTGCTGGCGCCGGGCGACCATGTGGTGATCCCGAACGACGCGTACGGCGGCACCTTCCGGCTCTTCGCGAAGGTCGTCTCGCGCTGGGGCGTGGAGTGGTCGGTGGCCGACACCTCCGACCCGGCGGCGGTGCGCGCCGCGGTCACCCCGAAGACGAAGGTGATCTGGGTCGAGACCCCCTCCAACCCGCTGCTCGGCATCACGGACATCGCGGCCGTGGCGGCCGTCGCCCGGGGCGCGGGCGCGAAGCTCGTCGTCGACAACACCTTCGCCAGCCCCTATCTGCAGCAGCCGATCGCGCTGGGCGCGGACATCGTCGTGCACTCCCTCACCAAGTACATGGGCGGGCACTCGGACGTCGTCGGCGGTGCGCTGATCGCGGCGGACGAGACGGTGGGCGAGGAACTGGCGTACCACCAGAACGCGATGGGCGCGGTGGCCGGGCCTTTCGACGCGTGGCTGGTGCTGCGCGGCATCAAGACGCTGCCCGTGCGCATGGACCGGCACAGTGAGAACGCCGCGCGCGTCGCCGAGATGCTCACCGAGCACCCCAAGGTCACCAGGGTCCTCTACCCGGGACTGCCCGAGCACCCGGGCCACGAGACCGCGGCCAAGCAGATGAAGGCTTTCGGCGGCATGGTGTCGTTCCAGGTCGCGGGCGGCGAGGAGGCGGCGGTCGAGGTCTGCAACCGCGCGAAGCTCTTCACGCTGGGCGAGTCCCTGGGCGGCGTCGAGTCGCTGATCGAGCACCCGGGCCGGATGACGCATGCGTCCGTGGTGGGTTCGGCGCTGGAGGTCCCGGCGGACCTGGTGCGTCTGTCGGTGGGCATCGAGTCGGGCGACGACCTGCTGACGGACCTCAAGCGGGCGCTGGGCTGACCTGAACCCAAGCGGGCGCTGGGCAGGCCTGACCCAAGCGGGCGCCGGGCCGGCCTGGACCCAAGCGGGCGCTGGGCCGACCGCGCCCGTACCGCCTTCGCTCCGACCCCGGTCGCCGGGCGGGCTTGCTCTCGAGCCCGTCCGGCGAACGGCGTCACGCGTAGAGGTGTCAGGCCGGGACCTTCTCGTCCTCCAGAGACTCGCGGATCTGCGCGCGCAGTTCCAGGCTGTCCGTGTGCTCGTGAACGGAGACCGCGTGTTCGCTGGCGGCCCGTACGACTTCCTCTTCCTCGCCGGTGATGGTGAGGGAACAGTTCATTACACTCGGGAACTTGCGGCAATCGGCGACTTTCCTGGTCATGACGGCCTCCTGAGCTGGGTCTGTGCGGCGCTTCCCTCCAGCATAGATCCGCCCAGATCAGCGCAGATCAGCCCAGCTCCGGCGAATCGGGCCGATCGCCCCAAAATGGAGCGTGCTACCAGCCCTCCAGTGGCGGCGTCGTCTCCGACGGCGGCGTGAGCCATGGCTCCGCCATCGACGCCCAGACGGCGAATGCGATCGCCGCCACCACCAGCAGCGTCCATGCCGCGC
The Streptomyces lunaelactis genome window above contains:
- a CDS encoding cystathionine gamma-synthase; protein product: MSDQDSFHNFETRAIHAGNTADPLTGAVVPPIYQVSTYKQDGVGGLRGGYEYSRSANPTRTALEENLAALEGGRRGLAFASGLAAEDCLLRTLLAPGDHVVIPNDAYGGTFRLFAKVVSRWGVEWSVADTSDPAAVRAAVTPKTKVIWVETPSNPLLGITDIAAVAAVARGAGAKLVVDNTFASPYLQQPIALGADIVVHSLTKYMGGHSDVVGGALIAADETVGEELAYHQNAMGAVAGPFDAWLVLRGIKTLPVRMDRHSENAARVAEMLTEHPKVTRVLYPGLPEHPGHETAAKQMKAFGGMVSFQVAGGEEAAVEVCNRAKLFTLGESLGGVESLIEHPGRMTHASVVGSALEVPADLVRLSVGIESGDDLLTDLKRALG
- a CDS encoding DUF1059 domain-containing protein, which translates into the protein MTRKVADCRKFPSVMNCSLTITGEEEEVVRAASEHAVSVHEHTDSLELRAQIRESLEDEKVPA